A window of the Hypomesus transpacificus isolate Combined female chromosome 10, fHypTra1, whole genome shotgun sequence genome harbors these coding sequences:
- the asip2b gene encoding agouti-signaling protein 2b, translated as MMDRLFLWICLLFVAIPLTVAEDMKRETRSKEHENDSVWNQGKSRRLFARRHTFLGHGHQVAKLKLVPALPVRRCARVTENCSPHTACCDPCASCRCRLFNTICHCWRLSPHCPKKS; from the exons ATGATGGATAGATTATTTCTCTGGATTTGTCTCCTGTTTGTGGCTATCCCTCTAACTGTGGCTGAGGACATGAAGCGGGAGACGCGAAGTAAGGAGCATGAGAATGATTCAG TTTGGAATCAAGGGAAGTCCAGGCGTCTTTTCGCTAGGAGGCACACTTTCCTTGGTCACGGTCACCAAGTGGCA AAGCTGAAGCTGGTGCCCGCACTGCCTGTTCGTCGGTGTGCTCGAGTTACAGAGAACTGCTCGCCTCACACTGCCTGCTGCGACCCCTGTGCTTCCTGTCGCTGTCGCCTCTTCAACACCATCTGTCACTGCTGGAGACTCAGCCCACACTGTCCTAAAAAGTcctag
- the LOC124472281 gene encoding transmembrane protein 69-like, translating to MGLKMMSLVLRRHLNGGGPAWRALHHDVKVPNCLAKRHVIYTSSHTTCFTSVLSWPASTRLCGLRPLSCSTSHLCQGRPEGPEKGEGQNGFSLKALVTAPKPALYLGFSGLAPFLAAPLLMAVTQSYYPEVAFAQVVYGASIVSFLGGVRWGFALPEGSPAQPDWMNLGNSVVPSLLAWVALLCRDNITEGALIVVMGLGLSLHYDLTLLPSYPGWFKAMRTILTLVATFSLVATLTLKKFCPEKKIKALEN from the exons ATGGG GTTGAAAATGATGTCCTTGGTTTTGAGGAGGCACTTGAATGGAGGG GGTCCAGCATGGCGAGCTCTCCATCATGATGTCAAAGTGCCCAACTGCTTAGCAAAGAGACATGTAATTTACACCAGTTCCCACACAACTTGCTTTACATCAGTGCTCTCCTGGCCAGCCTCCACCAGGCTGTGTGGCCTCAGGCCTCTGAGTTGTTCTACCTCCCATCTCTGCCAGGGGCGTCCTGAAGgcccagagaaaggggaggggcagAATGGCTTCAGTTTGAAAGCCCTTGTCACAGCACCCAAGCCTGCTCTGTACCTCGGCTTCTCTGGCCTTGCCCCTTTCCTGGCAGCCCCTCTTCTGATGGCTGTGACCCAGTCTTACTATCCAGAGGTAGCCTTTGCTCAGGTGGTTTATGGGGCTTCCATTGTGTCCTTTCTAGGGGGGGTTCGCTGGGGCTTTGCCCTCCCTGAgggcagcccagcccagcctgacTGGATGAACCTGGGCAACAGTGTGGTGCCCTCTCTGCTTGCTTGGGTGGCTCTGTTGTGTAGGGACAATATCACAGAGGGAGCCCTGATCGTTGTCATGGGACTGGGCCTCTCCCTGCACTATGATCTGACCCTGCTGCCCAGCTACCCTGGGTGGTTTAAAGCCATGCGGACAATACTCACTCTGGTGGCTACATTCTCCCTGGTGGCCACACTGACTCTGAAGAAGTTCTGTCCTGAGAAGAAGATCAAGGCACTTGAGAATTGA
- the LOC124472249 gene encoding vasculin-like protein 1 isoform X1, protein MAQHDFVPAWLNFSTPQPAKSPSASLEKHGEPHHHRDGRVSVSRRRHNSSDGFFNNGPLRAPAGDGWQQPSLLLRHDSVDSGVAKGGHGGLAGGSSWKEAPSWHGTPRGPQDSHHHQGWHPKRGGGDRDRQGGHQQRNGYFHPRKTTAFQDKFPNEERKDSKEDKLKFVEEDFPSLNPETTGKPGTQMRAVPPHAGVWENPPSGKQMVSKMLVIKKVSKEDSSTAFSAGFASAGALPSNGSKAPIAGSSIYKNLVPKPVTKSAQWKPSGRDISKPGLHLAGRDSVFTSPVSAAKPSHPTSTPPHNTPKEQHPSSTTPPIDIVPSRLKLMRRGPDRKSEFLRALKDEGTGELTGSSSSPGEGESSTPEPRGHREEPCHENGLSHSLSDSDTEHLSGSLEAEHRLLKAMGWQEYPENDDNFLPLTEDELREFQTKTEQMKRNGLQRNGVLVPRARCVTLHFTPWRSVAEAHLEEGSEPDTSSSSQTSDDDDYIHT, encoded by the exons ATGGCGCAGCATGACTTTGTCCCTGCCTGGCTCAACTTCTCCACACCCCAGCCTGCCAAG TCCCCTTCTGCCAGCCTTGAGAAGCATGGCGAGCCCCATCACCACCGGGACGGTCGTGTCTCAGTGAGCCGACGCAGACACAACTCCTCGGACGGCTTCTTTAACAATGGGCCCCTGCGCGCTCCAGCAG GTGATGGCTGGCAGcagccttctctcctcctgaGACATGACTCTGTGGACtcaggggtggccaaggggGGCCACGGGGGACTGGCGGGGGGGTCCAGCTGGAAGGAGGCGCCCAGCTGGCACGGCACACCCCGGGGGCCGCAGGACAGTCACCACCACCAGGGTTGGCACCCCAAacgagggggaggggacagggacagacaggggggGCATCAGCAACGCAACGGCTACTTTCATCCCCGCAAGACCACTGCTTTTCAGGACAAGTTCCCCAATGAGGAACGCAAGGACAGCAAGGAGGACAAGCTGAAGTTTGTAGAAGAGGACTTT CCCTCCCTCAACCCTGAAACAACTGGAAAGCCGGGGACCCAGATGAGAGCCGTGCCTCCCCATGCAGGAGTGTGGG AGAATCCCCCCAGTGGGAAACAGATGGTGTCTAAAATGCTGGTCATCAAGAAGGTTTCCAAAGAGGACTCCAGCACCGCCTTCTCTGCAGGCTTTGCCAGTGCCGGTGCCCTTCCCTCCAACGGTAGCAAAGCACCCATCGCAGGCTCCAGCATCTACAAGAATCTGGTTCCCAAGCCTGTCACCAAG AGCGCCCAGTGGAAGCCCAGTGGGAGGGATATCTCCAAACCTGGCCTCCACCTGGCAGGCCGAGACTCTGTCTTCACCAGCCCGGTCTCTGCAGCCAAACCCAGCCACCCAACCAGCACCCCACCACACAACACCCCCAAAGAG CAGCATCCCTCCAGCACGACCCCTCCCATAGACATTGTCCCGTCACGCCTGAAGCTGATGCGTCGCGGTCCGGACCGCAAGAGTGAGTTCCTGCGAGCGCTGAAGGACGAGGGCACCGGAGAGCTgaccggcagcagcagcagccctggAGAG GGTGAAAGCAGCACCCCGGAGCCCAGAGGCCACAGAGAGGAGCCCTGCCACGAGAACGGCCTGTCCCACTCCCTCAGTGACTCAGACACCGAGCACCTGTCAGGCTCCCTGGAGGCAGAACACAG GTTGTTGAAGGCCATGGGCTGGCAGGAATACCCAGAAAATGATGACAACTTCCTGCCCCTGACTGAGGATGAGCTTAGAGAGTTCCAGACTAAAACGGAACAG ATGAAGAGGAACGGTCTGCAGAGGAACGGAGTTCTGGTCCCGAGGGCGCGGTGTGTAaccctccacttcaccccctggaggagtgtggcagaggctcacctggaggagggctCAGAACCAGACACCAGTAGCAGCAGCCAGACCTCCGACGACGACGACTACATCCACACCTGA
- the LOC124472236 gene encoding actin-binding protein IPP — MSSLSPPRLPLASTSFSEYSGCGYIAAAAAAAAVTVQSAEQTLLGSDRYARLILAQMNKMRLRADFCDVGLRVGGRVFRVHRLVLAASSPYFTALFSGRMSEADKEEVQILGVEAKVFEVLVEFIYTGTISVSVENVQELIVAADMLQLSEVVSICGEFLKGHLDPSNCVGIYQFLEQIACVDMLEFTEDYIHVHFLEVCVSDEFWGLSKDQLVKLLRSEELRIEDEYQVFTAAMDWVLQDVARKKKYVVEVLDPVRFPLLSPQRLFKYIEGISDFSLRVALQTLLREYTEVSKSPKENKMYSLLQPAKMRPRRKARKYLYAIGGYTRLQGGRWSDSRALSCVERFDSFSLYWTTVSSLHQARSGLGVAVLEGMIYVVGGEKDSMIFDCTERYDPVTKQWAAVASLNFPRCGVGVCPCHGALYALGGWVGSEIGKTMERYDPAENKWEIIGNMAVPRYYFGCCELQGFIYVIGGISDEGVELRSAEVYDPISNRWSALPVMVTRRAYVGVACLNNCIYAVGGWNEALGSLETVEKYCPEEEKWVEVAPMAVARAGVSVSAVNGLLYAVGGRASSRDFSAPVTVDSVEIYDPHLDTWTEIGNMITSRCDGGVAVL, encoded by the exons ATGTCCTCTCTGAGTCCTCCTCGATTACCCCTTGCCTCCACCTCCTTTTCGGAATACAGTGGTTGTGGTTACATTgctgccgctgctgctgctgctgctgttacagTTCAGTCTGCTGAGCAGACCCTATTGGGCTCAGATCGCTATGCCCGGCTCATCTTGGCCCAGATGAACAAGATGCGCCTGCGCGCCGACTTCTGTGACGTCGGACTGAGGGTGGGTGGACGAGTGTTCCGTGTGCACAGGCTGGTCCTGGCTGCCAGCAGCCCCTACTTCACCGCCTTGTTCTCTGGGAGGATGAGCGAGGCTGACAAGGAAGAGGTGCAGATCCTGGGAGTGGAGGCCAAGGTCTTTGAAGTCCTGGTGGAATTCATCTACACAG GTACCATCAGTGTGTCGGTGGAGAACGTTCAGGAATTGATAGTGGCAGCTGACATGCTCCAGCTGTCTGAGGTGGTGTCTATCTGTGGAGAGTTCCTGAAGGGACATCTGGACCCCTCCAACTGTGTGGGCATCTACCAGTTCCTGGAGCAGATAGCTTGTGTGGACATGCTGGAGTTCACTGAGGACTACATCCATGTCCACTTCCTGGAG GTGTGCGTGTCGGATGAGTTCTGGGGCTTGTCCAAGGATCAGCTGGTGAAGCTGCTACGCAGCGAGGAGCTGAGGATCGAGGATGAGTACCAGGTGTTCACCGCCGCCATGGACTGGGTCCTCCAGGATGTGGCCAGGAAGAAGAAGTACGTGGTGGAGGTCCTGGATCCAGTCCgcttccccctgctctcccctcagAGGCTCTTCAAATACATTGAAG GCATTTCAGACTTCAGCCTCCGGGTGGCGCTGCAGACTCTGCTCAGGGAATACACCGAAGTCAGCAAGTCTCCCAAGGAGAATAAGATGTACAGTCTGTTACAGCCAGCCAAGATGAGGCCTAGGAGGAAGGCCAGGAAATATCTTTATGCCATTG GAGGCTACACTCGGCTGCAGGGCGGTCGCTGGAGTGACAGCCGGGCCCTGAGCTGCGTGGAGCGGTTCGACTCCTTCAGTCTGTACTGGACCACCGTGTCCTCCCTGCACCAGGCCCGCAGCGGGCTAGGAGTGGCCGTGCTGGAGGGCATGATCTACGTTGTGGGAG GGGAGAAGGACTCCATGATCTTTGACTGCACAGAGAGGTACGACCCAGTGACCAAGCAGTGGGCGGCTGTGGCCTCTCTCAACTTCCCTCGctgtggtgtgggggtgtgcCCCTGTCACGGGGCGCTCTACGCCCTAG GTGGCTGGGTCGGGTCGGAGATCGGGAAGACGATGGAGCGCTACGACCCGGCCGAGAACAAGTGGGAGATCATCGGAAACATGGCCGTTCCCCGCTACTACTTCGGCTGCTGCGAGTTACAGG GATTCATCTATGTGATTGGGGGGATCAGTGATGAGGGGGTGGAGCTGCGCTCGGCGGAGGTATACGACCCCATCTCCAACCGCTGGAGCGCGCTGCCCGTCATGGTGACGCGGCGGGCCTACGTGGGCGTGGCCTGCCTTAACAACTGCATCTACGCCGTGGGAGGCTGGAACGAGGCGCTGGGGTCGCTGGAGACGGTGGAGAAGTACTGcccagaggag GAAAAGTGGGTTGAGGTGGCCCCCATGGCAGTGGCACGGGCAGGGGTGTCTGTCTCAGCAGTCAACGGTCTGCTCTATGCCGTCGGGGGCCGGGCCTCCAGTAGAGACTTCTCAGCCCCAGTGACGGTGGACTCTGTGGAGATCTACGACCCTCACCTGGACACCTGGACTGAGATTGGCAACATGATTACCAGCCGCTGTGACGGAGGGGTGGCCGTGCTCTGA
- the LOC124472257 gene encoding histone-binding protein N1/N2-like: MEEANTLIGTGKRHLIMGDAVSAVNVLQDACSILAKKYGDTADECGEAFFLCGKALLNLARMENTVLGNALEGVPEEDAEEEEKPKDSNIESTENVDEKTRDELRVQVYDAMAEEEKKDAEESLVKEHSEGSVLKEKEPVTNGHVHGAASADGQTKLNGVNGVTEKSSAEHPEEEEKEEEDKEGGQDGEQELGQAEEEAIEDIKDSDDEEEVGNLQLAWEMLEIAKVIYKRKESKEDQLLAAQAHLKLGEVAAESGNYPQAVDDFQECLALQKKHLPPDSRLLAETHCQLGLNFTLTDQYSQAIEQFNSSIAVINSRLAKLQAVIEQAEGPEAASEERKEVEELKALLPDIKERIEDASEGLKTGNTVAEAIQGALSGESPFPAPSAQNGTATASVIPVKSKNEIAPTKSAASDISHLVRKKRKPDESPVKDKKYRPM; the protein is encoded by the exons ATGGAGGAAGCAAATACATTGATTGGAACTGGGAAGAGACATCTCATCATGGGAGATGCAGTATCAGCGGTCAACGTTCTTCAGGACGCCTGTAGCATATT AGCCAAGAAATATGGAGACACTGCTGATGAGTGTGGAGAGGCTTTCTTCCTGTGTGGTAAAGCTCTCCTGAATTTGGCCAG GATGGAGAACACTGTCCTGGGGAACGCATTAGAGGGCGTACCTGAGGAggatgcagaggaggaggagaagcccaAAGACTCCAACATTGAGAGCACAGAAAATGTTGATG AGAAGACCAGAGATGAGCTAAGGGTCCAGGTCTATGATGCaatggcagaggaggagaagaaggatgcAGAGGAGAGTTTAGTAAAGGAACACTCAGAGGGGAGTGTGTTGAAGGAGAAGGAACCAGTGACAAACGGCCATGTTCATGGAGCAGCCTCAGCTGATGGACAGACAAAACTAAATGGAGTGAACGGTGTTACAGAGAAGTCATCAGCGGAACACccggaggaggaagaaaaagaggaggaggataaggaAGGGG GTCAGGATGGAGAACAAGAACTGGGGCAAGCAGAAGAGGAAGCCATTGAAGACATTAAA GAcagtgatgatgaggaggaagtGGGCAACCTACAGTTGGCCTGGGAGATGTTAGAGATAGCCAAAGTCATCTACAAGAG gaaagaaagtaaAGAGGACCAGCTGTTGGCAGCCCAGGCTCATCTAAAACTTGGGGAAGTTGCTGCTGAATCAG GGAACTACCCACAGGCAGTGGATGACTTCCAGGAGTGTCTGGCCCTGCAGAAGAAGCACCTGCCCCCTGACAGCCGTCTCCTGGCTGAGACCCACTGCCAGCTGGGCCTGAACTTCACCCTCACCGACCAGTACAGCCAGGCCATCGAGCAGTTCAACAGCTCCATTGCTGTCATCAATAGCAGGCTGG CTAAGCTCCAGGCGGTGATTGAGCAGGCCGAGGGACCGGAGGCTGCctcggaggagaggaaggaggtggaggagctcaAAGCTCTGCTGCCCGACATCAAGGAGAGGATTGAGGACGCGTCAGAGGGCCTGAAGACAGGCAACACTGTAGCGGAGGCCATCCAGGGAGCACTG TCGGGTGAATCACCATTTCCAGCTCCAAGTGCTCAAAACGGCACAGCCACAGCGTCAGTG ATCCCAGTCAAATCCAAAAATGAAATTGCCCCCACAAAGTCAGCAGCATCTGATATCTCCCACTTAGTCAGAAAGAAG AGGAAACCAGATGAAAGTCCAGTTAAGGACAAGAAATACAGGCCCATGTGA
- the snx16 gene encoding sorting nexin-16 has translation MATPFVPVPVPMQQQTQPVTCSSWPKRTSPLGSPCDSSPTEKTTWERSTGCLGATLPCPSLPQTEGHGRPSRGKQRSVQEDGTSRDDWEERPSTPTLLGYEIMEERAKFTVYKILVKKNQEDSWVIFRRYTDFSRLNDKLKELFPRFRLSLPPKRWFKDNYDMEFLEERQIGLQTFLQNLIAHKDIINSAVVRQFLCLDDPPGPFDSLEESRAFCETLEETNHRLQKELQEKQKEIDFLRRALEEREVSIALLEQRVSGDSPHAESPESPCRLLTKSSEKSAETSTSTDGHGNTDRRSTEFEARPETMCGESCDDQRTVKGHRVQWCSPVVNGCPGPS, from the exons ATGGCCACTCCCTTTGTCCCCGTGCCAGTCCCCATGCAACAGCAGACCCAACCAGTTACCTGCAGTTCCTGGCCCAAGAGGACTTCTCCCTTGGGAAGTCCATGTGACAGCTCCCCCACGGAAAAGACCACCTGGGAGAGATCCACAGGATGTTTAGGAGCTACATTACCCTGTCCTAGTCTTCCCCAAACAGAGGGACATGGACGACCCAGCAGAGGGAAGCAGAGAAGTGTCCAGGAAGATGGGACCTCCAGAGATGACTGGGAAGAACGACCGAGCACTCCCACCCTGCTGGGATATGAGAtcatggaggagagggccaaGTTCACG GTCTATAAGATCCTGGTGAAGAAGAATCAAGAAGATAGTTGGGTGATCTTCAGAAGATATACAGACTTCTCTCGGCTCAATGACAAG ctcAAAGAGTTGTTTCCAAGGTTCAGGTTGTCCTTGCCGCCCAAACGCTGGTTTAAGGATAACTATGACATGGAGTTTCTAGAAGAGAGACAAATCGGCCTACAGACCTTTCTACAGAACCTGATTGCGCACAAAGACATTATTAACAG TGCAGTGGTCAGACAGTTCCTCTGTCTGGATGATCCTCCAGGTCCTTTCGACAGCCTAGAGGAGAGCCGG gCGTTCTGTGAAACCCTGGAGGAGACCAACCACCGGTTGCAGAAGGAGCTCCaggagaaacagaaggagaTTGACTTTCTCAGGAGagctctggaggagagggaggtctcCATAGCACTCCTGGAGCagagggtgag TGGTGACTCCCCCCATGCAGAGAGCCCTGAGAGTCCATGCAGACTATTAACAAAGAGCAGTGAGAAGAGTGCTGAAACCAGTACCAGCACAGATGGACATGGAAACACTGACCGAAGATCAACCGAATTTGAGGCCCGGCCAGAAACAATGTGTGGGGAAAG CTGCGATGACCAGCGGACAGTCAAAGGTCACAGGGTTCAGTGGTGTTCTCCAGTTGTCAATGGTTGCCCAGGACCCTCCTGA
- the LOC124472249 gene encoding vasculin-like protein 1 isoform X2 has product MAQHDFVPAWLNFSTPQPAKSPSASLEKHGEPHHHRDGRVSVSRRRHNSSDGFFNNGPLRAPAGDGWQQPSLLLRHDSVDSGVAKGGHGGLAGGSSWKEAPSWHGTPRGPQDSHHHQGWHPKRGGGDRDRQGGHQQRNGYFHPRKTTAFQDKFPNEERKDSKEDKLKFVEEDFPSLNPETTGKPGTQMRAVPPHAGVWENPPSGKQMVSKMLVIKKVSKEDSSTAFSAGFASAGALPSNGSKAPIAGSSIYKNLVPKPVTKSAQWKPSGRDISKPGLHLAGRDSVFTSPVSAAKPSHPTSTPPHNTPKEHPSSTTPPIDIVPSRLKLMRRGPDRKSEFLRALKDEGTGELTGSSSSPGEGESSTPEPRGHREEPCHENGLSHSLSDSDTEHLSGSLEAEHRLLKAMGWQEYPENDDNFLPLTEDELREFQTKTEQMKRNGLQRNGVLVPRARCVTLHFTPWRSVAEAHLEEGSEPDTSSSSQTSDDDDYIHT; this is encoded by the exons ATGGCGCAGCATGACTTTGTCCCTGCCTGGCTCAACTTCTCCACACCCCAGCCTGCCAAG TCCCCTTCTGCCAGCCTTGAGAAGCATGGCGAGCCCCATCACCACCGGGACGGTCGTGTCTCAGTGAGCCGACGCAGACACAACTCCTCGGACGGCTTCTTTAACAATGGGCCCCTGCGCGCTCCAGCAG GTGATGGCTGGCAGcagccttctctcctcctgaGACATGACTCTGTGGACtcaggggtggccaaggggGGCCACGGGGGACTGGCGGGGGGGTCCAGCTGGAAGGAGGCGCCCAGCTGGCACGGCACACCCCGGGGGCCGCAGGACAGTCACCACCACCAGGGTTGGCACCCCAAacgagggggaggggacagggacagacaggggggGCATCAGCAACGCAACGGCTACTTTCATCCCCGCAAGACCACTGCTTTTCAGGACAAGTTCCCCAATGAGGAACGCAAGGACAGCAAGGAGGACAAGCTGAAGTTTGTAGAAGAGGACTTT CCCTCCCTCAACCCTGAAACAACTGGAAAGCCGGGGACCCAGATGAGAGCCGTGCCTCCCCATGCAGGAGTGTGGG AGAATCCCCCCAGTGGGAAACAGATGGTGTCTAAAATGCTGGTCATCAAGAAGGTTTCCAAAGAGGACTCCAGCACCGCCTTCTCTGCAGGCTTTGCCAGTGCCGGTGCCCTTCCCTCCAACGGTAGCAAAGCACCCATCGCAGGCTCCAGCATCTACAAGAATCTGGTTCCCAAGCCTGTCACCAAG AGCGCCCAGTGGAAGCCCAGTGGGAGGGATATCTCCAAACCTGGCCTCCACCTGGCAGGCCGAGACTCTGTCTTCACCAGCCCGGTCTCTGCAGCCAAACCCAGCCACCCAACCAGCACCCCACCACACAACACCCCCAAAGAG CATCCCTCCAGCACGACCCCTCCCATAGACATTGTCCCGTCACGCCTGAAGCTGATGCGTCGCGGTCCGGACCGCAAGAGTGAGTTCCTGCGAGCGCTGAAGGACGAGGGCACCGGAGAGCTgaccggcagcagcagcagccctggAGAG GGTGAAAGCAGCACCCCGGAGCCCAGAGGCCACAGAGAGGAGCCCTGCCACGAGAACGGCCTGTCCCACTCCCTCAGTGACTCAGACACCGAGCACCTGTCAGGCTCCCTGGAGGCAGAACACAG GTTGTTGAAGGCCATGGGCTGGCAGGAATACCCAGAAAATGATGACAACTTCCTGCCCCTGACTGAGGATGAGCTTAGAGAGTTCCAGACTAAAACGGAACAG ATGAAGAGGAACGGTCTGCAGAGGAACGGAGTTCTGGTCCCGAGGGCGCGGTGTGTAaccctccacttcaccccctggaggagtgtggcagaggctcacctggaggagggctCAGAACCAGACACCAGTAGCAGCAGCCAGACCTCCGACGACGACGACTACATCCACACCTGA